Below is a genomic region from bacterium.
CAACACCTGGCGCTCCCACCGCATCTGGCCCCGCTGCGAGGCGCGCCTGCCCAAGCACCGCCGGCAGAAGTGGCTGCTGGTGCATGGGCGCGCCCTGCCCGCCGCCTGGCGTGGCGATCCCGGGCCGGTCTGGCGCCGCTATCTGCGGCTGATCGGCGTGCAGGATCCCGGACCGGAGCTGCGCCCCCGGCTGGTGGTGGCGGGCGAGACCCTGCGCCACGGCGCCGGACGCCGGCTGGCCCTGGTGCCGGGCGCCGGTTTCGCCACCAAAGCCTGGCCCGAGACCCGCTGGGCGGAGCTGCTGACGCTCGTCCTGGCGCGGACGGACTGGCCCGTTGTCCTCCTGGGCGGCCCGGCCGAGCAGGATCTGGGTCGGTGTCTGGCCGGGCTGGATCCCCACCGCGTGGAGAACCTCTGCGGCGCGCTGGACCTGGAGGACACGGCCCGCGCCGTGGCCGCGGCCCGCTGCCTGGTCACCGGGGACACCGGCCTGCTGCACATGGCCGACGCGGCCGGGGTGCCGGGCGTGGCCCTCTTCGGTTCCACCACCCGCGAGCTGGGTTTCTACCCCGTGGGGGACAGCCTGCGCGTCCTGGAACGGGAGCTGCCCTGCCGCCCATGCAGCCACGTGGGACGTTCCCGCTGTCCCCTCGGGCACCTGGACTGCCTGGCCGGCATCGGCGCGCCGGAGGTGCTGGCGGCCCTCCTTGAGCGGGAGGGGGCATGTTGACCCTGTATCGCTGGCTGACGGTGCCGGCCTGGCTTCTTCTGATGACAGTGGGCCGGCTGCTGCCGCGCGTCCGGGTGAACATCGCGGCGCGGCGGGGCTGGGCCGCCCGCCTGGCGCGGGAGCTGGCCGCCCTGCCGCCGGCCCCCGCCGTCATCTGGATCCACTGCGCCAGCATGGGCGAGTTCGAGGCGATCCGTCCCCTGGCCCGACGCTTGCGCACACGAGGGCTGCGCGTGGTCATCAGCTTCTTTTCCACCTCCGGACCGCGCCATTTGCCGGCCGAGGTGGAGGCGGACCTCGTCTGCTATCTCCCCTTCGACACTCCCTGGTCCGCCCGCCGCTTCGTGGATCTGATCGCGCCGGACCTGGCCGTGGTGACCAAGCACGACCTGTGGCCCAATCTGCTGCTGGCGGCCCGTCGCCGGGGCGCCCGCCTGGCCTTCGTCAACGCCAATTTCCACGACCGCTCCCGACTGGCCCTGCCCTGGCTGCGGTCTTTCCACCGGGACTTGCTGGCCGGCTTCGATTGGATCGCGGCGGTTGGCCCGCTCATGGCCGACCGCTTCCAGCAGCTGCTGACGGGCTGCTCCGTGCCGGTGGAGGCCACGGGCGATTCCCGCTTCGACCGGGTCTTGGAGCGGGCCCAGGGCAACCGCTCCGCCGAGCTGCTGCCCGCCGGCTTCCGTGCGGCCACCCTGTTGGTGGCCGGATCCACCTGGGAGCCCGACGAGGAGGCCTTCCTGCCGGCCGTGGCCCGCCTGCGCCCCCTCGTCCCCGGCGGACTCCACCTGCTGCTGGTGCCCCATGAGCCCCACGCCGCCCGGCTCGAGCAATTGGAGCGTCGCCTGGCCGCCCTGGATCTGCCCGCTTGCCGCTTGAGCACACTGGAACAGGATACCTGGCGGGGGCAACCGGTCATTGTCGTCGATCGCGTGGGTCTGCTCGCCGGCTTGTACGCGGGGGCGGACCTGGCCTGGGTGGGGGGCGGCTTCACCACCGGCGTGCACAGCGTGATCGAACCCGCCGCCAGTGGCCTGCCGGTGCTCTTCGGACCCCGCCATCATGTCTCCCAGGAAGCCCAGGACCTGCTGGCCTGCGGGGGCGCCGCCGAAGTGACGGCGGCCGACGCCGACCGCCTGCTGGAGGGTCTTCTGCTGGAGGATGGAAAGCGGCGGGGGATGGCGCGGGCGGCCCTGGGATTGGTGCAGGCTCGCGCCGGCGTCACCAGCCGCCTGGAGGAGGGGCTCCTGGCCCTGCTCGGACCTGGCGGGGCGGGGCCGGACCGGGAGCGATCCGATCCGCCGGAGGCCTGGGCATCGTACTGAAGCATCAGGGCAATGGACAGATCGCAGCTTTGCCCTTGTGGATTCGCCGCGGCAGCCTGACCTTTGGCTTTGTTTGACGGGAACAGGTTGACAGGTCCAGACGCACCAGGATGGAGCACGAGCCGCATGCCGTACATCCGCCGCATCCTGTGCATCGATGATGATCCCGACGCCTTGCGCGTGTTGACCGAGTATCTCGCCCTCGAGGGTTACGAGGTGCTGGCGGCCCCCGATGGCGCCTCGGGCATCCAGATGCTGGCCCAGGAAGAGGTCCAGCTCGTCATCACCGATCTCAACATGCCCGGATTGACGGGCATGGATGTCATCGAGATCGTCCGCAAGAACTACCCCCGGCTGCAGATCATGGTGGTGACCGGCTACGGCACGATCGAAAGCGTGCTGGACGCCCTGCATCGCGGAGCCGTGGACTACCTCGTCAAGCCCTACCTGCTCGAGATCCTCAAGCTGAGCCTGGGCAAGGCCGAGCGGCAGATGGAGATCGAGCAGCACCTGCGGGCGGTCCAGGAGGCGGGTGGCGCCTTGGAGGGCCGCAACCTGCTGGAGGCCCTCAACACCCCCGTGGCCCTCTTCGACGCGCAGCTGCAACCGGTTTCCGTCAACGGGCGCTTCCAGGCCCTCTTCGGCCCTTGGGGCGTGGACGGCCCCGAAGGCCTGCCGGCCAAGCAGCGTCGCCGCATCTTGGAATTCCTGCAGGCCGGCGGCGGCGAGGAAAGCCTGCTGCTCCGCGTGAAACGGGCAGGCGGGCCGGAACGGGTGCTCGAGCTGGGACTCAGCCCGGTGAGCGTCGCCGGGCAAATCCTGCTGCAGGCGAGCGAAGTGGAGCTGCGCGAGGAGAGCGAGAGCGGCCTGGAGGAGGCCTTGCTGGTCGTCTCCCCCAGCGGTGCGCTGTTGTGGGCCAATGGCGTGGCGACGGACTGGTTCGAGCTGGGCGACGGAGACCTCCCTTCGCTGGCGGATTTGCTGGGGAATGCGACCAAGCCCGCACCCCTCGCTCTCCTGAACGATGCCCTGCCGGCCACCGCCTCCTGGACTTGGCGCTGCCAGCTGTCGGATCATCCCACCGCGCCCGCCGAGGTGGAGCTGCAGGCCACGCCCCTCCTGGACGAGCAGCTGCGACGGCGCGGCACCGTGCTTTGCTTGCGGCCCATCGGTGGCTTCGCCGATGGCGCGCCCTGGGATCGCCGCCACCAGGCCGAGGAGTGCCTGCCCCTGGTCAAGCTGGGGGAGCAGGGCCAGATCCGCTGGGTCAGCGCCGGCTTCACCCGACTGACCGGCCTGCCGGGCGAGGCCATGCTGCAACGGCCGATGGAGGAGGCCCTCGCCACCTGCCCGACCCAGCTGGAGGAGATGTCCCGCGTCGGCCAAAGGGACGGCGTGCTTGTCCAGTTGCGGCCGATCGATCC
It encodes:
- a CDS encoding glycosyltransferase N-terminal domain-containing protein; the protein is MLTLYRWLTVPAWLLLMTVGRLLPRVRVNIAARRGWAARLARELAALPPAPAVIWIHCASMGEFEAIRPLARRLRTRGLRVVISFFSTSGPRHLPAEVEADLVCYLPFDTPWSARRFVDLIAPDLAVVTKHDLWPNLLLAARRRGARLAFVNANFHDRSRLALPWLRSFHRDLLAGFDWIAAVGPLMADRFQQLLTGCSVPVEATGDSRFDRVLERAQGNRSAELLPAGFRAATLLVAGSTWEPDEEAFLPAVARLRPLVPGGLHLLLVPHEPHAARLEQLERRLAALDLPACRLSTLEQDTWRGQPVIVVDRVGLLAGLYAGADLAWVGGGFTTGVHSVIEPAASGLPVLFGPRHHVSQEAQDLLACGGAAEVTAADADRLLEGLLLEDGKRRGMARAALGLVQARAGVTSRLEEGLLALLGPGGAGPDRERSDPPEAWASY
- a CDS encoding glycosyltransferase family 9 protein: MSATALLRLSALGDILLTEPVARVLKEREPGRPVVYVTKERFAAIPRGWPPVDEVLALPEPVRGHDLRQLAARLRDLEVDRRIDLHNTWRSHRIWPRCEARLPKHRRQKWLLVHGRALPAAWRGDPGPVWRRYLRLIGVQDPGPELRPRLVVAGETLRHGAGRRLALVPGAGFATKAWPETRWAELLTLVLARTDWPVVLLGGPAEQDLGRCLAGLDPHRVENLCGALDLEDTARAVAAARCLVTGDTGLLHMADAAGVPGVALFGSTTRELGFYPVGDSLRVLERELPCRPCSHVGRSRCPLGHLDCLAGIGAPEVLAALLEREGAC